The DNA window TCGCATCCTTGATCATCGGGATGCGGTACTTGCGGTCATGATCGATGCTGAAGGTCTTCAGCGCGGCATCGCCTTCCTTGATGTAGGTGTAGCTGGCGCTGGAAAAATCCGAGCTGTGGATGGTGGTGCGCGCCCAGGTGTAGCCGATGCCGTCCTTGGGGTCGTAGTAGGCCTTCATGAACTCGGCCCGGGTGGGTTTGTCCAGTTTGGCGTAGACCTCGGCCGAGGCGTCGGTGATGGCCCCGCCGATGCCCAGCATCTCCTGGAAGCGGCGCGTGGGGTCGACGAAGATCGAGTTCTCCACCTCTTTCAGCGTATGCCCGGGCTTGGGCGCGGCCACCTGGCTGGGCACCATCTGCGTGGCGGCGCCCTCGGCGGTGGTGTAGACGGTGACCGCGCCGCCAGCCGGGGTATAGGCCGCGGTGGTCACGGCGGCAGCCTGCGCGGGTCCGGCCTGCGCCAGCAGGACACCGAGCGTGCCCACGGCCGATAAGAGCATGGATGGCTTCACGTTCCCCTCCCAGGGTGTTGAGTGCGGCCGGTAGGGTAACCGAGGGCCGGGGGGAGCGACATGGGACGATCTGTCGACTCAGCAGGCCGCAGCGCCTGCCTCAGCCCGCCGGCGTGAGCCCCTGCGCGTCCAGGAACCGCCACATTCGCTGCAGCGTGTCGGCAAACGGCGAGCGCCCCAGCGCGGCATCGTCCTGCTGTCCGTGGAAGAAGCCATGCCCATGCCCGGCGTAGGTCTGCAGCTGGCACAGGCGTCCGGCCCGGATGGCGCGCGCACAGAACGCCTCCACGGTGTGGACGGGTACCACCTGATCGTCCTGTCCGTGGAAGACCAGCGTCGGTGGCAGCCCGGCCACGGGCAGCACGCTGGGCGAGATGCGCCGGGCGACCAGCTTGAGCGCCAGCGGTGCCGGGCCGACCAGATCCACCGCCGGATTGAACAACACCAGCGCCGCGGGGCGATGCGCGCGCGCGGATTTCATCGCCGTGGTCAGCGCCAGGTGGCCGCCGGCCGAGCCCCCGGACAGGACGATGCGCGCCGGGTCCACGCCCAGCCCCTCGGCTTCTGCGCGCAGCCAGGTGTGGGCGGCGTGGGCATCACGCACGGCATCCAGCGGGCTGGTGCCATCGCGGCACTTGACCCGGTAGTCGGCCAGCACCGCCACGTAGCCGCGCGCCACGCAGGCATCGGCCTGCGCGCGGAAGGCGTTGATGTCGCCCACCCGCCAGGCCCCACCGAAGAAAAACAGGATCGCCGGCCGCGGCGCCCCGCCTTGCTCCGACTCCGGCACCAGCACATGCACGCGCAGGTCGCGCCCGGACGCCTGGCGGTAGGTGAAGCTGCGCGCACCGGATAAGGTCTGCGGCTGCGGGGCGATGGCCTGGCAGGGATCGGAAAGGACCTCTGCCCCCGCGCCCACCGGCTTGCGAATTGCGACCAACCCCGTTCTCCACGCCTGCATCGTGGCGAACATGATCGCGGATCGCGGGCCATCCTCACAGTGCTCCACGCCGATCAACGTGCGGCTTGCCCATCTCGTGCCGGTGTCCTACGGTGCACTTCGACTGGTTTTCCCGCGTGTGCGATGCCCTCCCCCTGGCTGTCGAACCTGAGTGTCTGGCTGGCCGCCGCCATGGCCGCCGTGGCGCTGGCGTGGCCACGACTACGCAAGGCCGACCGCTGGCGGGCCACGGTCACGCCCCTTGCCTCGATCATCGGCAGCGGCTTCCTGGTGCTGGGGCCGCTGCTGCTGCATCGTTTCGGCAACCTGGCGGCATGGGTGATGGCCGGGCTCTGTGGCCTGGCCTATGCGGTCGGCGCCGCGATCCGCTTCAACATTCTCGCCCTGGAAAACGGCGGCGGCACACCGCCCCGTGCCGCGACCTTGCTGGACCGCGTCGCCTCCTGGGCACTGGCCTTCGCCTATGTAATCTCGGTCTGCTACTACCTCAACCTGTTCGGCGCCTTCGCCGTGCGCAGCGGGCCGCTGCACGGCGTGGTCAGTGGGCGCGTGGTGACCAGCGCGATCCTGATGGGGATCGCCGCCTTGGGCATGTGGCGCGGCCTGCGCGGACTGGAGCGCGCCGAGACCATCAGCGTCTCGCTCAAGCTGGCGGTCATCGCCGGCCTGCTCGCCGGCCTGGCCGTGTTCGCCGGCACCCTGGCCGGCCATCACCAGTTGCCCGACACGCATGCGCCCGCGCTGGACTGGTCGGCACTGCCGTTCGCCTTTGGGCTGGTGATCACCGTGCAGGGCTTCGAGACCAGCCGCTACCTCGGACAGGCCTACGCCGCGCCGATGCGCGTGCGCTCCATGCGCGATGCCCAGTGGTTGTCCACCGCGATCTACATTGCCTATATCGGGCTGGCCAGTGTGGCCTTCACCGCCGACAGCGTGCCCAACGAGGAAACCGCGGTGATCGCGATGATGGCCCCGATCGCAAGCACCCTGCCGGCGCTGTTGATCCTGGCCGCCCTGGCCGCGCAGTTCAGCGCCGCGGTGGCCGATACCAACGGCTGCGGCGGTCTGGTCTATGAGATGACCGGCGGCCGCATTCCGGCGCGGACCGCCTACGCCCTGCTGGCGGCGGTTGGCCTGGTCCTGACCTGGACGGCCGACATCTACCAGATCATCAGCGACGCCTCGCGCGCGTTTTCCGCCTACTACGCGCTGCAGTGCGCGCTGGCCGCCGTGCTGGCCAGGCGCCAGCGCACGCGGCGCCTGGCCTTTGCCGCGCTGTCGGTGCTGATGACGGCAGCCGCGTTGCTCGGCGTCCCCGCCGAGTAGGCGACCATCGATCAATCGCCGCTGGGGTGCAACACCTCATGCAGGAACGGCGCCGTCCTGCTTCCCTTGGCCTTGGCCACCTGGGCTGGCAGTCCCGCCGCGATCACCGTGCCTCCCTGGTCGCCAGCGCCCGGCCCCATGTCGATCACCCAATCGCTGCTTGCGGCCACGCGCATGTCGTGCTCGACCACCACCACGGTGTTGCCGGCCTCCACCAGCCCGTGCAGCTGGGTCATCAAGGTATCCACGTCCGCCGGGTGCAGGCCGGTGGAAGGTTCATCCAGCACGTACACGGTGTCGCGACGCTGGGCGCGCTGCAGCTCGGTGGCCAGCTTGATGCGCTGGGCTTCGCCGCCAGAGAGTTCAGTCGCAGGCTGCCCAAGGCGCAGATAGCCCAGGCCCACCTCGATCAGGACCTGCAGCGGCCGGGCGATGGTGGCGTCCTGGGCGAAGAATTCCGCGGCCTGCGCCACGGTCATGCGCAGGACCTGGGCGATGTTGTGACCGCGCAGCTCCACCTCCAGGGTCTTGGCGTTGTAGCGCGCGCCATGACAGGTGGGGCACGGCGCATAGACGCTGGGCATGAACAACAGTTCCACATTGACCGCGCCCTCGCCCTGGCAGGTTTCGCAGCGGCCCTTGGCCACGTTGAAGGAAAACCGCCCGGCATCGAAGCGCCGCCGCCTGGCCTGCGGTGTTTCGGCAAAGCGCTTGCGCACATGGTCGAACAGTCCGGTGTAGGTGGCCAAGTTGGAACGCGGGGTACGGCCGATGGCTTTCTGGTCCACGCGCACCAACCGGCGCACGTGCTCCAGCCCGGCCACGATGTGGCCGCCGGTGGGAACTTCTTCCCCACGCTCCAGCGGATCGAGTGCGTCTTCGTCATCCGCGCGTGCCTGGCCCAGGTGATCGGCCAGCAACTCCACCAGCGCCTGGCTGACCAGCGAGGACTTGCCCGACCCACTGACCCCAGTGACCGTGGTGAACACGCCCAGGGGAATGTCCACGTCCAGTCCATCGACGTTGTTGCGGGTGATGCCGCGCAGCTGCAGCCAGGCGCTGGACTGGCGCGCACGGCTGTGCACCGCCTGCTGCCCGCCAAACAGATAACGCCGGGTGGCCGAGGCCTGCACCTGTTCCAGGCCGGCCGGCGGGCCGCTGTACAGCACCTGCCCGCCTTGCTCGCCCGCCGCAGGACCAACATCCACAATCCAGTCGGCATGGCGGATCACATCAATCTCGTGTTCGACCACGAAGATCGAATTGCCTGCGCCCTTCAACTGATCCAGCGCCCGCAGCAGCGCCTGCGCATCGGCCGGGTGCAAGCCAGCGGATGGCTCGTCCATGACATAGACCACCCCAAACAGCTGCGAACGGATCTGCGTGGCCAGGCGCAGGCGCTGCAATTCGCCCGGTGAAAGCGTCGGCGTGCCGCGCTCCAGGGTCAGGTAACCCAGGCCCAGGTCCTGCAGGATGGCGATGCGCGCCAGCAGATCCTGCGCGATGCGCTGGGCGGCGATGGCCTGCTCGGGATGACCATCGCCGCGATGCGCCTTGCCCTGCGCAGCCGGTGTCAGCCGTGCCGCCACCTCGCTCAAGGGCAACTGCGAGAGCGCCCCGATATCCAGCCCGGCAAAGGTGACCGACAGCGCCTCGCGCCGCAGGCGTTTGCCGTCGCAGCTCGGGCACAGCGTGCTGACTAGGTACTGGGACGCGCGTTTTTTCTGCTGCGCACTCTGGGTGGTGGCAAAGGTATGCAGCACATGGCGCCGCGCACTGGTGAAGGTGCCCATGTAGCTGGGCTCGGTCTTGCGTTTGAGCGCGGCCTGGGTCTGGGCCAGGCTGAAGCCCGGGTACACCGGCACCACCGGCTGCTCGTCGGTGAACAGGATCCAGTCGCGGGTCTTCTTGGGCAGCTTGGACCACGGCACGTCCACATCGATGCCCAGCGTGGTCAGGATGTCGCGCTGGTTCTGCCCGTGCCAGGCACCGGGCCAGGCCGCCACCGCGCGCTCGCGGATGGTCAGGCTGCGGTCGGGCACCATCGAGGCCTCGGTGGCTTCATACACACGCCCCAGTCCATGGCAGGTGGGACACGCCCCGGCGGGGGTATTGGGCGAAAACCCATCGGCATAGATGATTTCCTGCCCCTTGGGGTAATCGCCGGCGCGCGAGTACAGCATGCGCAGCGAGTTAGAGATGGTGGTGACACTGCCCACCGACGAGCGCGTACTCGGCGCGCCACGCTGCTGCTGCAAGGCCACCGCCGGGGGCAGGCCTTCGATGGCATCCACCTCGGGCACGCCGGCCTGGTCGATCAACCGGCGTGCATAGGGCGAGATCGAATCCAGGTAGCGCCGCTGCGCCTCGGCGAACAAGGTGCCAAAGGCCAACGAGGACTTGCCCGACCCCGACACCCCGGTGAACACCACCAGCGCATCGCGCGGGATGTCCACATCCACGTCTTTCAGGTTGTGCTCGCGCGCACCACGCACGCGGACAAAGCCGGCGGGGCCAGATGGGGAAGCTTGGGACATGACGACGGCACTCGCAAAAGAACGCCGCCATTATCCGGACCAGCGCGCATGGAGGGCGCGAATGGCGGCCAGGTCGCACCGTGCAAGCACTCCATGGAAGCGCGCCCTTGGAGGCACCCCAGCTTTCACCACGTAGGGCCCGAACGCCTAACCACGCCACAGTGCGTTGCGGCGGGCGGAACCTATCGAAATGTGCGGCTTGGAGCGACGGACGTCTCCAATCCCGCGAGACGGCTCCCGCTTTAGGTGGACCTGTCCCACTTGATAGCCATCGCTGTGCTCGAGCCACGATCGCTTCGTCATTTGGCAGCTCTAGCGCTACCACTCAGCGATTCGCACGCACCAATCGAAACGCCCCGCGGTGCGGGGCGTTTTGTGTCATTGGTAGAAGGGGATAACGGGCGCCGCCGCAGCCGGCCGCGCTCAGCCATCAGGCCTTGGCCAGCAGCGTTTCCAACTCGGCCTTGCCGACGCGGGCGCCGTAGGCGGGGGTGCCGTTCTCGTAGCGGAAGCCTTCATGCAGGTTACCGGCGTCCAGCACGTCAAAACCGAAAGATTCGATCAGCTCGGCCACCACGGCCTTGGCCGAGGCATCGTCACCGACGATGGGCAAGGCGCGGCGTTCCGGATCGCCCTTGGGCCGAGCCGCGGTGCCGATCTCCTCGGCGTGGATGGAGTTGAAGGCCTTGACCACCTTCGATTCCGGCAGATGCTCGGCGGTCATTTCGCTGGTGGTGGTATCGCCACTGTCCAGCGCGGCGATCTGGCCGTCGCGCTCGGGGTAGTAGTTCATGGTGTCGATGATCACCTTGCCGGCCAACGGCGCGACCGGCACGTCCTTCAAGTCCTTCAGCGGAATGGTGACCACCACCATCTCGCCTTGTTCGGCCGCGTCCTTGGCAGTGGCGGCGCTGGCCTTGGGACCAAGCTCGCCAATCAAGCCGGACAAGGTCTCCGGCCCGCGCGAATTGGACATGACCACCTCGTGGCCGGCCTCGATGGCCTTGCGCGCCACGATGGAGCCGATATTGCCGCTGCCGATAAATCCGATCTTCATGGGATGCCCTTTAGACCTGAGATGAAAGTGTCCACGATGATGCGGATCGCATCAGAGCCTCCCGGTGAAGGATTTGCTATACGCCTTTCATTCGTATGAATCTCCACCTTGGACCAGTCCTACAGGAACCACGCTGGCGCAAGCCGCGCGGCACTCCCGCGATTGCACAGCCCGGCGCCTTGCCCGCTCTCTCGCCGCACGCCCCACTCACCTTCGGGAACGCAACCTCGGCGCTGGCTTGCGCCTTCAGGTTTCCGAGTGAGGAAAAAGCGTCAGGCGCCGGGACGCGCGCCAGCGCTGCATAGACAAACCGCCAACGCATGGCCGCCTTGATGGCCCTGGCCTCGTAGCGAAGCGGCGCGCATGCATCACGTGCGACCTCGATGCTCGCCGCGCGCGCCACTGGTCGACACCTGCAGAAGGCGCAACTCACCGTAAGAACAAAGACTTTTCTCTTGTTCGGGTGATGCCTGCCCATTGGCCTGATGCCTGGATCGGGTGGCTGGCTTGCGGTGCAGCCGCCACCGAGGCCTTGTAGAGCGGAGCTTGCTCCGCTGAGGCCTTCCCTGCGTTCTGATCGCAGAGCAGCGGAGCAAGCTCCGCTCTACGCGGCGAGGAGATTGTCGGGAACGGCGCTGATCCGGCTGCGAAAAGGCGTCGCGATCGTTGGGGCGCGCAGCTCACCAACGGGCGCTGATGCCAGCCTGTGTTCTCGTCTCCCGCTTCCCGCAGTCGGGAGAAGACGCAAGAAAAAGCCCCGCTTTCGCGGGGCTCCTTCGTGTCGCCGGGAAGGTTGGAACTCAGCCCTTCTGCTGCTTCAGCCAGGCTTCGATCTGCGGCAGGCGCTCGGCGCGCAGCTTGATGCGGGTCTTGATGCCGGTGACTGCGGTTTCCGCATCGCGACGCGAGGTCGGCG is part of the Pseudoxanthomonas sp. JBR18 genome and encodes:
- a CDS encoding alpha/beta hydrolase, encoding MVAIRKPVGAGAEVLSDPCQAIAPQPQTLSGARSFTYRQASGRDLRVHVLVPESEQGGAPRPAILFFFGGAWRVGDINAFRAQADACVARGYVAVLADYRVKCRDGTSPLDAVRDAHAAHTWLRAEAEGLGVDPARIVLSGGSAGGHLALTTAMKSARAHRPAALVLFNPAVDLVGPAPLALKLVARRISPSVLPVAGLPPTLVFHGQDDQVVPVHTVEAFCARAIRAGRLCQLQTYAGHGHGFFHGQQDDAALGRSPFADTLQRMWRFLDAQGLTPAG
- a CDS encoding excinuclease ABC subunit UvrA, with amino-acid sequence MSQASPSGPAGFVRVRGAREHNLKDVDVDIPRDALVVFTGVSGSGKSSLAFGTLFAEAQRRYLDSISPYARRLIDQAGVPEVDAIEGLPPAVALQQQRGAPSTRSSVGSVTTISNSLRMLYSRAGDYPKGQEIIYADGFSPNTPAGACPTCHGLGRVYEATEASMVPDRSLTIRERAVAAWPGAWHGQNQRDILTTLGIDVDVPWSKLPKKTRDWILFTDEQPVVPVYPGFSLAQTQAALKRKTEPSYMGTFTSARRHVLHTFATTQSAQQKKRASQYLVSTLCPSCDGKRLRREALSVTFAGLDIGALSQLPLSEVAARLTPAAQGKAHRGDGHPEQAIAAQRIAQDLLARIAILQDLGLGYLTLERGTPTLSPGELQRLRLATQIRSQLFGVVYVMDEPSAGLHPADAQALLRALDQLKGAGNSIFVVEHEIDVIRHADWIVDVGPAAGEQGGQVLYSGPPAGLEQVQASATRRYLFGGQQAVHSRARQSSAWLQLRGITRNNVDGLDVDIPLGVFTTVTGVSGSGKSSLVSQALVELLADHLGQARADDEDALDPLERGEEVPTGGHIVAGLEHVRRLVRVDQKAIGRTPRSNLATYTGLFDHVRKRFAETPQARRRRFDAGRFSFNVAKGRCETCQGEGAVNVELLFMPSVYAPCPTCHGARYNAKTLEVELRGHNIAQVLRMTVAQAAEFFAQDATIARPLQVLIEVGLGYLRLGQPATELSGGEAQRIKLATELQRAQRRDTVYVLDEPSTGLHPADVDTLMTQLHGLVEAGNTVVVVEHDMRVAASSDWVIDMGPGAGDQGGTVIAAGLPAQVAKAKGSRTAPFLHEVLHPSGD
- a CDS encoding NAD(P)-binding domain-containing protein encodes the protein MKIGFIGSGNIGSIVARKAIEAGHEVVMSNSRGPETLSGLIGELGPKASAATAKDAAEQGEMVVVTIPLKDLKDVPVAPLAGKVIIDTMNYYPERDGQIAALDSGDTTTSEMTAEHLPESKVVKAFNSIHAEEIGTAARPKGDPERRALPIVGDDASAKAVVAELIESFGFDVLDAGNLHEGFRYENGTPAYGARVGKAELETLLAKA